The Pyramidobacter piscolens W5455 genome window below encodes:
- a CDS encoding helix-turn-helix domain-containing protein, with protein sequence MPFNYKPLFKLLIDKDMSKEDLRKTISTSSRTITKMNKGEYVALEVLDRIC encoded by the coding sequence ATGCCATTCAACTATAAACCATTGTTTAAACTGCTGATTGATAAAGATATGAGCAAGGAAGACCTAAGGAAGACGATCTCAACTTCTTCACGCACAATCACCAAAATGAACAAAGGCGAATACGTGGCTCTCGAAGTGCTCGACCGCATCTGTT